The region GGTGagcgcggggcaggggcaggacaGCTCCCGTCTCTCGGGGGGCTCCGCACCGTCCCCCAGCCGGGGGGCTGCCGTCGTCCCTACGATGCCAGGCATCCCCGGGACGCGCCACGGCTGTTGGCCCGGCTCCCGCTGCAGGCCGGGGTCACGCCGGTGCTGCCACGGGGGCCGGAGGTTTGCGGGGTGACGGTCGGGCACCGGCTGTCCCCAGCGAAAAGAAGGGCGAGatggcgggcagcggcgggcgtGGCCCGGGCCTGCGGGAGAGGGGcaggcgggcggggagcggggcgggcggctcggcgccccgctgccccggccccgtgGCCCCCCCGCCGCACCCCGGAGCCCGCAGGCCCGCGGCTTGGGCAGGGACCCccggtgctggggagccccggccccgccggctgccgctGCCCTCCGGCGCCCGGCTCGGTGGGATGCCCCGGGCCGCAGCGCGCAGCCCGGCTGGGTGCAGCCTCCTGGTGCCCCGCCgcagggccccccccgccccgcagcccccggtgCGAGGTCCCGCTCCCCGcggcgccgcccccgccggtACCTGGTAGTCCATGGCGGAGGCGCGTGCCAGCCGCGTGCTGAACcggcgcccggcggcggcggcccgcaGCGTCCCGCGCAGCACGCGCAGGACCCGCGCTACCatcccgccgcgccgcgcgcctGCCGCCGGGAgcccgcgctgccgccggggGGGCGGGAGCGCCCGGacccgcctcccccgccgccaTCTTTGAAACGGGCAGCGCGCCGCCACGCCGGAAGGGGGCGCCATCTTTGCGAGGGGCAGCGCGGGAGGAGGGCGAGGCGGAGCGGGTGGGCGCAGCACCAAACCCACCCCGGCCGGAGGGTCCtgggcccccagccccgcggagCCCGGGCCCGCCTCCACCCGGCCTCACGCAGCCCAACACCGGGGCACTGGGGCCCCCCAGGCCTCTGCGGtccccagccaggcaggcacCGCAGAATGGGCCTCACCCGGTGCCACCAAAGCTGCCCCCGACGCCTCCTCTGCTCACGACACCCGTGCTGCTGCGTTAATCAACCGCAGCGCTAATTGCACTGAGCCTCCCTCCCGTTAACGGCACCGGGGCAGACAgagccagggacccccaggaggggagcagcagcaaggggACTTGACGCTGTCTGAACCCAAACGTGGGCAGCTCTCCTCACAGATCACAGAGGGGCTGTTTTACAGCACTCTGGCTGCTTTCTCCGCTTAGGCAAAAGACTGACACAAGGTTAAAACCAGCCATTTGGGACAGGATTGTGTTTATTCACAACTGGCGTAAGTCAACTGGCTTATTGCTTGCAcccaactgcattttttttccaaagaaaccaAGTCCCCCCAACCGGACACTGTTTCAGAGCCCCACATCAAGTGAGATTTACCTTGTACACGTCCTTTATCATCCTCACTTTCTGTCCTGAGAACGGTGCCGCTCACCACCGCTTCCTCCCCTGAGGCCTTCTGCTACCAACGTGGCTTTTGCCATTAGGCTAGTTAACGGACAACCTATCAAATGCCAAAGGTTATCACCCGCTGCATGTTGTACACGTCATTTGTTTGAAAGTCTTGGGATCCATTGGGCTCACTGAGAAGacagccagctgcagctgaCAGCCGTGGAAGACAAAGTGTTCAGCAAGCGGCTCCACCGCAGCGGGCTGTGAAGGAGCACTCGCTCTGCGCAACTCGGTCCCAACAGGTTCTGGCAGAAGGTGTGCGTGCACCGTCATGGTGCATCGGGCTGGTCGCTGTGTCTGGGGAAGGCAGCAGTCTTGCTCTAGACTTGTGCAAAGAGCTCCAGGAGAGAAGAGTGGACATGCGAGTGTTTAAAGACtcaccctgctcccagcacagcatTCCCAGCACTGCCACGCCATCGTGAAATCCCCACAGACAGCAGGTCTCACCCCAGGCTGAGGCCAGCACTCGCAGCTCCCTTCTCCATCCAAACTCCTGCCACAGCCAGCGCTACGGGGGAAGCACGCAGCAGGCTGGGTGTGTCCAACAAGACTCCTAATTGCAGTTTGCAGTGAAGAAAGCACGGATGCCGCTTGCTGTTACAGAGACCAATGATTCCCACTGTAAATCCTGGCTGTATGGAGCaaccagctctgccagccaccCCTCCAGTTTGCCCAGTAAGCCCCTTTATAGGCTAGAGCCCAAGCTCCAGTAAGAGTTAGTCATGCTGTCTAGAGTGactctgccttccccaggaCACCTCTGCATTACTCAGAAGCTCTTGCCTCGTCCTACATCAACGCTTCAGTGTTCAAAGGATACGCCGCGCAGGAGCTACAACCAACAGAGAGAGCTGAGACATCTCCCAGCAGGGCCCAGTTTGGTCCAGGGCAGCTACTCCCAGTCCTGCCAGTCCCAGCACCGTTTGCCAAGAGTCCCAGCACTGACAGAGCCACCTTCTCCATCACCAGGTCCATAAAGATCAGTCCGCAAGATTAATGTAACCAATACAGACTGTTGCAGGGGGGACACAGGCTCTGTGCcaaagctgcaggaaaacaaCCCCGGGCTCGCAGGTGTTACCTCCCCAGTCCCGCAGCTCCGCagtggctgagctgctgcatgaGGAGAGGAGACGGCAGAGCTCAGTTAAAGCCAGCAGGCACTTCACCTTGAAGAAAGTCCTTTCCCAGACGGAAAGACCTCACCAGGACATCCCCGCTCAATGCAACCAGCGGAGTAGCCCAGCCGGGACCCCGCTGGGGAAGCCCCCGCTCAAAACACCCTGTCGAATTCTGTCTGGTTGGTGGCGGTCGGGTTCCTGCCCTGGTTAGCCGGCTGCTGGGGCATGTGCCCACCCCTCCTGCGCGGTGGGGCCAGGTACTCGAACATGGACTGGTTGTGGGTGGACAGCATGTTTTTGAGGTCCGAAGGCATGGGATCTGACCAGAAGAAGTCGTGGTTCAGCGCGTCATCGCTGTCAATCCGTTGGGCAGGatccagcaccagcagcttgTCAATGAGGTCAAGTGCATAGGGGTCTTTAACATAGGCTTTCAGGCGATCCTTCACCTTGCGCTTCTGGCCCTTGGGGAGATCCAGCTTCTGGTACAGCTCATATTTATCCACATTCGGCCAAACCTGGGAAAGGGCAGGAAGGGAGGGTTGGGAAGAAATAGTTACAGAGAGGAGAGGCCAAGCTATTTTGGATGCTAACGCCCCCAGGCAAACCGGGGCAAGGTCTGCCAAGAGAATAATACTATTTTATAACCTCCAAGCCAGCAGACCTTGTTCCCACAGCATGAAGGAGGCACTAAAGAGTGCACTAAAGCCTGTAGACACATGGACAAGTCAGGACACGTGGTGTAGGAATGGCACGCAGGGTGCTCCAGGATTTCTGGTTCTCCCACAAAAGAGTTACTAGAGAACACGGCTCAGGCTGGCTACAACATCCAGAAAGTTAAAATGACAAAACTTATTGCTAAATAACAACCCGGAGGTACGTGGTACCTTTTATCCTTAGAAAGCAAAGCCTGCTGCAGTCACCAGCACTTACCTCAACCCTGGTCTGGGAGAGACCACagcaggtatttatatacaaaaGAAAGTGCCTTCAACATAGGTACATAATGTCTGTAACAGAGGCATGAggcctctgcagctgcctgcacaacTGCCTGCTTATTGCGCCCCcgagactgcagccccagccaaGAGATCCCTCAGCTCCATCTCCCACAAGAGGGCAGGACCAGGTGCCATCGAATAAGGAGCTGAGAAAGGGCTGAGTGCTCACACCAGGGCGCAGCCGATGCCACAAATCACAAGCCAGAATTCAAGAGGCTTTTCAAGGTGACCAGTGCAAAGCACCTAAGACAAACACctcaacacaaaccaaaaaaagctcTTCTTTAAGCAGAAATTCAGAGGGTGTTTATCTGCGAGACAACCTCCAAACACAGACCAGAACAGATTCCTACATGTAATGTTCTGTTCTTTCACACTCGGAGCAGCCAGCATCCTCTCTGCACTCAAAAACAAGGACATGACTTGCCCCTCCCGAAGGAGGTCTGGGAGGCCAAGTCCACCATCTTCCCCTTAGGAGGTTGAGCACAAGTAACACGACAGCTGTAGTTTACACAGAGCAGCAAGGAAAGCACAGTGTCCCACTGTGCACTTGGCTCCCAGGAGGCAAGTAGCATTTTCAGGAGCTTCCCCAGCCTCCTTGCCAGCAGCAGACACGCTCCAGTGCCAGGAACACGGAGCAGCCAGCACACAGGGCAGGGAAGAGGCCCAGGAGTGCCCAGTCCCAGACACTGCCCACACCACCCACTTTGCAGCTCTCCTTCCACCTTCCACAGCTCGCCCACGCTCTCGCCCTCACCTCCGGCGTGATGGATCCACAGAGCTGGCTGATGAGGGTGAGCTGGTGCTGCTCTGTGTTCCCCTGCATGATGGGGCTGCGGGTCCACATCTCTGCCATGATGCAGCCTCCACCCCAGAGGTCAATGGGGGGACCGTAGTCCCGCTCCCCTAAACGGAGACGCCGTGTTAGTCACCCAGGGGCACGAGAAGGGCAGAGAAGCCGGCAGAGCCCATCACCTCCTACCTAGGAGCAGCTCTGGTGGCCGATACCACAGAGTCACCACCCGATTGGTATAGCGGTTCGGCTGGCTGTTCTTAGCCAGGCTGAAAGCTCGAGCCAGCCCAAAGTCTGCAAGCTTCAGGACTCCGTCCCGTGTGATCAGGACATTTGCAGCTTTCATGTCTCGATGTAAGATCTGTAGGAGGACAGACATCAAAAGGTTAAGCCATTAAGGTACCCTCCTGGGGCACCTGGTGCCAGCAGGGCACTCAGACTCCGGAGGTCAAGGACAAGGAAGGAATTCCCTCCAGTCTGTGCTAAGACACCCGCTCCTTGCAAGGCCACGGAGAGCAGGGTGGCCGCAGGGCACAGCACGGATCTGGCCCATTACCTTGTTCCTGTGGATGTAGTAAAGTCCATTCAATAGCATCTGCATAACTTTCTTGATCTCTGAGAGCGTGAACTTGACGTGGGCATTGCTGAGAAGGCCAGCCAGGTCGTGCTCGCAGAAGTCAAACACAAGGTAGATACTGCCCTTGCAGCGGTTGTACGGAGAGGCTATGGGAGAGACAAGGAGGAACTGTCAGCGAGGGACCCTTAGCCCCATCACAGCAACTCCTGACCTCCAGCCACCCTGCTGCTCGTACAGCACTCACTAGACAAAACCTCAGGGCACAGGAACACAGAGAACCAGAGACAGCCTGCAGGCCTCTAGATCCTTCATAAAGGGACACTAAGACAGCACAGCTAGCAATGGAAGAATGAGATGAGGATCAGAGTAGTGAATGTCATCAGACAGGCAAGAAAAGGGCATGAAAATCTTTGAAAGCTTCGTTTTGTGCTGTTCTATGCACCTACCGGCTGTGGTGTTTCCTCCCTGCAAGCTGTGGCCAGTAGGTGAACATACCGCTAGCTGCCAGCTGAGCACTATCGCTGATTGCATCAGCGATAAGAGAAGGCACCCGCAAAGACAGCCCCagggaaaatgcagaaacagagaaaaatctgtctaATACAGCATTAGAAAGTGAGGTTTTCCACAACCTCAAACAGCATCTACAAAAACGGACTGATGCGGATCAAAGTGATTTAAAACTCCAACTGCAATTTAAAGTCAACAATAGAAAACCTCAAATGAAGCAATCGATTTCAATCTTGTTCCTAGAGCACACATGCAAAAcgttattaaaaagaaaggctgATTTTCATCAGCTGTAATTAGCAAAACCTGCTGATGAGCAACTCCAACCGGAAAATGAGGGCTAAGCTCAGCCCCCACAGAAACACACCACTCTCCTCTGCCAGCCAGGAGGGTGCCTGCACAACTAGGTTTGCAGTTCTTTATGCAGATATGGTCCTTACTGCACCTTTCcaatgcaaaaagagaaaagctccAAGTTTGAGAACAGTAAATACAACATTTCTACTTTACTGGCAACTGAGGTCAAGGTAGATTCATATGAAAACAGGAATTCaatcaaaacccaaacaactgacacatcttcaaaaatatttaccttAGGTATGCCAGACATGCAATCATCACAACTTGTTTAATCAcacaatgaattaaaaattaacttcttgTCAGTGTTTCTACTCCTACCTGTTCAGACAATAATCTACACACAGTGGAGTACTGGAGTAACTTCAAGTTCTCAGTCCTAGGCCAGGGATTTCTACCAGTTCAGTGActgtacttttttaaaaacaccaccaccatgTGCCACTTTCgtttttatttaacagaaatgaCTGACTAGAGAATGGCAGGCTTTAAGATCAGCTGTCATTTTCAGAACTGGTTTTCCAGTACAAATCCATATAAGAGAATGCTATATAAAAACTAGCAAACGTTTTAAAGCAGTTTCACTAGAAACAGAGCCAGGCCAGGTGCACTGAGAACGTCAGTCACGCAGCAGAGGCACGCTGCGTGAGGTGGAAGCGCGGCTCAGAACCGCCCTGTGCGGAGTCCCAGCCCTCACAGCACGAGCGGTGACTGTCACCCACAGACAGAGATGGCGAGCGAGTCTCCAGCTGGAGCTGTGTCATCAGCTCGGAGCTGCCACGAACCGTCATAAGCCAACTGTGAGAGATGGTTCCAGCTCCTGACAGGGAACCGGCTGCGCACAGCCACGAGATCAGCTCCAGGCTGAGAACCCTCTGTTTCAAAGTCTCTCTGGCACAGGTTTATTTAAAACCTCTCAGACAGGAGTTTTCCAACACGGGCAGGATTCACCGCCACAGCACAGGCATGTCTTAGCAGGATTGGCAACAGCTTTttccagccaggctgcagcaatGTCCTAACTCATTTAGAAACTGTTTTCCAAGATGAGTGTACCATCACCCCACATCACAGGCAGGAACAGAGACCCGTGCTCAGCTTAGAGACCCCACTCCCAGCACAAAACACCAGCCTGCTCTGTGGCGAAGAAGGGCAGAAAGAAAACCGAGAGCCAGCACAAGAGACCGCCGCAAGCTACCTTTGGTCCTGCAGATTTCAATGAGGTTCACCACGTTCTCATGTTTGAGCAGCTGGAGGATTTTAATCTCTCGCAAGGCTGTGATGGGGAACTGGAAAGGAGAAATAGAGCACAGAGATTAGGAACGCAGGAGACCAGGCCACCCCTGCCtagagagcaggagagatgtGACCACAGCAGCTTGGCAGGGGACCTGCTCGAGCAGCACCATGACACGTCACTGAAGGGCAACcagagctttaaaaaagaataccAATACCGGGATTGCCAAAATGTGCCATCAGGCGATCATTGGTGAGATTCTGCCATAAGAGAGAGGTGTTTGGCTGGGGCCGAGACCTGCACGCAGAcacccctccctcctcttctcaCCTTGCACATTTGTAACAGGAAACGGTACAGCCCGGGttgagctgcagagcagcctcccctgctgctgcctccaccGTTTACACTGTTACTCTCTCCTCAGTTTGTCCCATCTCTGCACACCCCCGAGCATATGCCTTTCACACATTACCCAATTCCTCCATGAACAACAGCCAGTGTAGAGCCCTGCGCTGGGAGCGATGGGGTTTTGCACAGGAGGAGGAATGCGAGGGCAGTGTCacctcccagcagctgtcccacACGGCTCGGTCACCACACAGCTACTGCACCACACTGCTGCTGTGTGCCTGTGCAGCTGAGAAGGTGATAACAGGTCGTACACTTTGGTAGGGCAACCACAAGACCCAATATTATCGCAGTATCAGTAGGAAATGAAAAAGGCCACAGGGGTGGGATCCTGTCCACACCCTTACAGGTTCAAGATCTGGCACATTATTGCAGTAACTATTGTTAAAGAACAGAGTGAAAACGCATCTCTGCCGTCCCAAAGATTAGCTTTCACCTATGAACCCCCCAATCCAGGCCTTCCCAAACAGCCCAGGCACACTCCCACACTTACCCCCTCCTTCTCATTTTCCATCAACACTTTCTTCAGCGCTACTTTCTTGCCCGTCTGACGATGTTTGGCTTTGAAAACTTCCCTGTAAAAACAGACAGGGAAAATCCGTGAGCAgcacaaggaagaaagaaaacagccagaTGTTCCTGACCAGGGACAAGACCAAACCAGACACACACAAGAGCACCATCCAGACAGCTGCCACACAGACAGCTCTGTGCTGAGCCACTGACCGGCCCAGCCATGTCCCGTTTGGATCAAAGGCCCTCAGGACTGGCTgagccagcccagagctgccACAGCCCCATGAGGATTTTGGGCAAGGTTGCACGGTTTGGGCAAAGTTGTGGGTCCCCGCCCTGACTGTCTCCAGGGTAACCCTCCTCGGCCGGAGCCTGGGACAGAGCGGGGCCTCGGGGTGGGGAAAAGAGGACTCAGGGGCCAGGCCGATTCCCCGGGGCCAGGGGGTTGCCTGGGGAAAGGACATCCAAGCGAGGGGCACTcaggcccggggcgggcgggccgcggggctgagggggccgggcccgggcagCAGGCCCGAGGGCGCGGTAGGGCGGGGTAGGCCGGAGAGGGCCggggagggccggggccgggcccagggcgggccggggccgacTGGACGCTCACCCGAAAGTGCCCTGCCCGATCTTGGCGAGCTTCTCGTACTTGGAGACCTCATCGCAGAAGGGGCACTCCACCATGTCGTACTGCTTGGCCATGCCGGCCGCCGCCGTTGCTACAGGGACGCGCCGCGCCCCTTCCGTCGCGTGCCCCGCCCTTTCCGTCACACACGcaccgccccggccgccgccccgcgaAGCCTCCTGGGATTCGTAGTCCGCCGCCGGCGGCCATGTTGTCTCTCCCCGTCACTCTCTCGgggggctgggccgggctgTTCGTGccgctgcccccagcacccctccgccgccgcggctggcccctcgccccgccggcagccACCCCAGACCGTGCCCGTGTCCCTGCCCCGGCATCCTCAAGCAAGCAGCTTCGTGCCCCCCACTGTCACCTGTGTCCCTCCACACGGCCCGGGGCACCGAGCAGCTCCGGGGGGGGATACGGGGACATGTCACCATGTCCCCTGCGCCCTTAAACCCATCAGAGATTTAATGGCATTTCTGCTCCCTGGCTCTGCACTGCGGCTGCACCTGGGGGCTGTGGCAAGGGGACCCCATGGCCAGGGCAGGAGGACACCACAGCCCAGTGCCAGCGGGACCCCATGTTCCTGCCTCACTGGCAGAAACGTGCCCAAATGGGGACACCATCCCTCCCGCAATGCCCGCGTTCAGGTGCGGAACGGCTTGGGTTTGGGTTATTTGAAACGGGACCCCAAGAGCGGGAGTGGAGATGGCTGCCGGCATCCCGGCCGGTgctccccaggggcaggggacagcagggacagcagctccctgccGGGCCCAGGCCACCTTGTCCCACAGGGAAACGCTCCTATGGGGCATGCCAAAGTCTCCCGGCGTGACAGAACAGCTGGTGGCAAGGGGCTCCTGCTGGCAGTGATGCCACCTGGGTATCACCCCGTG is a window of Pelecanus crispus isolate bPelCri1 chromosome 9, bPelCri1.pri, whole genome shotgun sequence DNA encoding:
- the CDK9 gene encoding cyclin-dependent kinase 9; the encoded protein is MAKQYDMVECPFCDEVSKYEKLAKIGQGTFGEVFKAKHRQTGKKVALKKVLMENEKEGFPITALREIKILQLLKHENVVNLIEICRTKASPYNRCKGSIYLVFDFCEHDLAGLLSNAHVKFTLSEIKKVMQMLLNGLYYIHRNKILHRDMKAANVLITRDGVLKLADFGLARAFSLAKNSQPNRYTNRVVTLWYRPPELLLGERDYGPPIDLWGGGCIMAEMWTRSPIMQGNTEQHQLTLISQLCGSITPEVWPNVDKYELYQKLDLPKGQKRKVKDRLKAYVKDPYALDLIDKLLVLDPAQRIDSDDALNHDFFWSDPMPSDLKNMLSTHNQSMFEYLAPPRRRGGHMPQQPANQGRNPTATNQTEFDRVF